CGAACTCACGACATTGGGTGAGACCATGCGTGCGTTCTTCATGCTGTCATCACTGCTGGTTTGTTATTTGGGGTGGATATATTTCCAAAAACAGAACCTGCCGCGTTCAGAGTTCTTTGCTATCGTGATCCTTGTCTCGTCGGCGATGATGTTGCTCGCTCAAAGCTCCAATTTTGTGATGCTTTTTGTTGCTCTGGAAACGGTAACGATCGGTTTTTATATTCTGGTCGCTTATTGCCGTTACAGTTCTTTCTCGCTCGAAGGAGGTCTGAAATACCTGATCCTTGGAGCGCTGAGCTCAGCCATTTTGCTTTTTGGAATCGTTTTACTTTACGGTGTTTCAGGAGATTCAATGCTCACCGCTTCAACTGGTGACGGAATGAACTTTGCGGCTTTGGGAGAATTCATTGCCGCGAATAAGTACAACCCGATTGTCTTGGTTGGCACAATTTTGGTCATTTGCGGAATTGCGTTTAAGATCGGTGCCGTTCCATTCCAGATTTGGATTCCCGATGTTTATCAAGGTGCACCGACACCTGTAACAGCATTCCTCGCCGTTTCCTCCAAAGCTGCCGGATTTGTTGTTCTGATTAATTTGCTCAGAGTTCCTTTTGCCTCACTTACTGAGCTCACTTATCCGCTGCTTTCCGCAATTTGTGCCGTTACTATACTGTTTGGTAACGTCACAGCGATTGGCCAGCGCAACGTCAAACGCGTCATTGGCCTTTCCGGAATCGCGCATGCTGGTTATCTGCTTCTTGGCGTCATTGCTTTCCTCCAAGGGATTGAGTGGGCTATTTGGGCAATTGTCTTCTACTTGTTCACTTACCTTTTTGCATCATTCACTGTTTTCGGAGTGATGGCTCACATTGCTGGTCAGGAAGACGAAAATCAGGAGCTGGATCACTACCAGGAGTTGTCCAAGAAACAGCCTTTTCTGGCTGGTGTGTTGGCCATTGGTTTGGGGTCGCTTGCCGGAATTCCGCCACTTGGTGGTTTCATCGGTAAGTTGCTGATCTTTATCACAGCTTTCCAGGCACAACTCTACACCTTGCTTGGTGTAGCGATTATCGGTGTTGTCATATCGATCTATTATTATTTTGGCTGGATACGGGAGGCCTTTTTCAAGGTGTTGCATGTGTCAAGGGAGGATGGTGT
The Rubellicoccus peritrichatus DNA segment above includes these coding regions:
- a CDS encoding NADH-quinone oxidoreductase subunit N gives rise to the protein MTFEAFRAFSASNEWGLLWPEISMALLAFVILGLDIFVAPLRRSVIPALVFAGQSALLVIHLLSMGCVATDSMFFSGMIELTTLGETMRAFFMLSSLLVCYLGWIYFQKQNLPRSEFFAIVILVSSAMMLLAQSSNFVMLFVALETVTIGFYILVAYCRYSSFSLEGGLKYLILGALSSAILLFGIVLLYGVSGDSMLTASTGDGMNFAALGEFIAANKYNPIVLVGTILVICGIAFKIGAVPFQIWIPDVYQGAPTPVTAFLAVSSKAAGFVVLINLLRVPFASLTELTYPLLSAICAVTILFGNVTAIGQRNVKRVIGLSGIAHAGYLLLGVIAFLQGIEWAIWAIVFYLFTYLFASFTVFGVMAHIAGQEDENQELDHYQELSKKQPFLAGVLAIGLGSLAGIPPLGGFIGKLLIFITAFQAQLYTLLGVAIIGVVISIYYYFGWIREAFFKVLHVSREDGVAQTAPSRSLSSLRLSVVHRFMLGLLAAITVLLGVYQGAFGSSPF